From the genome of Candidatus Dormiibacterota bacterium:
GAGACGAGGCTCAATAGTCTCCTCGATGATTTCGTGTACGGCGAGGCACGATGTCCACTCGATCCGGGATGCCGAACCGGTGGCGGCGCCTGCATGGCCTGTCTGCATCTCGGTGAGCCGTCGTGCCGCTGGTTCAACAGGTTCCTCGACAGAGCGGTAATCTTCGGCCCCCGCGGTTTCCTGAGACCCAACCGTGCACGAGTCTGAGCTCGTTGGCGGCGTCCTTTTCGACGTGGACGATCCCGTAACGGCGGGTAGGGCTCTCCTCGAGCTACTCACCTCCGATCGTCTCGACCCGGCACGAGCTCGCGCCACTGGGTTTGAGCCGGTACTGGTCGAATCGCTGAAGCGCAAGCTTCCAGCTGATCGGCGCGCGATCGAAATTGCGTGTGCAAGCGGCGCGGCCTGGGTCTTGGGTCGACGGTCCACTCGAATTGAGGAAACTTGGGAGGTGGTCGCAAGTCTTCCAGCAAAAGGGGGTACTCTCCCTCAGGGACTTCGTCGGACAACCGGCGAGACGATGATTGGACTGACCTCGACAGCGCGGCAGCGGATTCGATTGGTAGCCCCGTACGTGGACGAACCCGGGATCGGTTTCTTGGCGGACTCGATTACGGCCGCAACCAGCCGAGGGGTCCTTGTCGATCTATTGGATCCGGTGTCGAGCGATCCGGCACGAGCGGCGTTCAGGAGACTGAAGGAGACCGTCGCAGAAAACGGAGACCCTGCGAGATTACGCTTGGTTCGAGCGCTGCGAAACGCTCCATTCTCGCATCTCAAAGTGATGGTCGTTGATGGACAGGCCGCATATATCGGGAGCGCAAACATCACAGGGGCAGGCCTCGCGGGTCGCAACCTCGAGCTGGGGGTCCTCGTTCGGGGAGGTCAGGTGGCTGTCATCGAGCGCATCCTGGATCTATACCAGGAACGATAGCAGATCGCGCCGATACGCGCTTCAGGGTTGTAGAAGGCGGCGCCTGTGCACTGCCAGCAACTTCGTCAGGACCACTTGCTCCGATAGATACGTGAGCTAAGACTGTGTCTTGTGATGCAACTCTGCGAAGCACCTCTTATGGTTTGAGCATCACCGTGATCGTCGCCTCGCATCACAACTTCTCGAAGAGAGTTCCGGGATTGTAGACTTGATGCAAAGTGGCGTAGCCTGAGCGTATGGAAGATCATCGAGGCACGGCCGGAATCGGGTTGGGAGTCGAGTTGATCTCAGGCGCGGCCTACTTCATCTGGAAGGACACGCCGTGGGTAATTGATATCGCCTACGTTGGCTTCTGTATCGGGTTACTCCTGCTTGTGCGACCCATAGTTCTGTGGGTCAAGAAATTATGGAGAAGAAGTCGTTTTCAGTTTGCTTCACCAATTCAGCGAAGAACCAATAGGGTTGTCGAGGGTGCCATCGTCAGTGAACTAGACTTGCTGAAAAAGGAGCGCAATGAGTTGAACGAGTATGCCGCTTACGCAGATAAGCGCTGTGCGGACCATGCTGAAGCTATCGAATGGCATGCGAGCATGCAACAGTGGAACGCCAAGGATGTTGCGGCAGAGCCGTTTCGGCTATTGGCCAGACAAATAGAAGTCGAGGTAGAGGACGTCGGCAAATTGGTCCATAGGCTCAACGCGAAACCCGCGCCAACAATTGAGCGCAGAAGAAGCATTGCGGATATTATGCGGACTCAAGAGTTGAGGGAAAGCCCGCCGCTCACTGAGCCGCAAATTGTCAAGTCCTTTTCGGATGACCGCCTACCCAACATCATTGTCTTGAGAGACAAGGCCAAGGAGTTGCAATTCGAGACCATGGCCCTTGATGCCTGTCTATCTCAACCAACAACAATGGAAATAATCGCCAGGACTGTTGCGGCGCTAAAGGCTGTAAGAGAGAAGTGCCTAACCAGAGAGAGTGAAATCAGGCAATGAGCTTTTGATAACTAACCGAATTGGCCTTGATGAGCCGGAGAATGGTGTCGCGGAACATGAAGTCATTCCCTCGATTGTTGTACAGGAAGGCAGTGTCGTCGAGCTAAGCCAGAAGATGCTTGGTGCTCAACTTGTGATACGAGCCAATTAGGGACCGCTTGAACAGACCGTAAAGGGGAACCGGCAGGCTACCCAATAGAGTTGCGCCACATGACAGCCCGCCGGAGCGTCAGGCACCTGGGGATCGCGAGACGCGGGCCTGTCACGATCACGAAAGGGGAGTCGACGTGAGAATCGGCGTCATAGGCGCTGGAAGCATGGGAGGGATACTTGCGCGCCACCTCGCCAGGCTCGGCCATCACGTCTCGATTCCGAGCTCGAGAGGACCTGAGAGCCTGACCGCGTTGGCGGCCGAGCTCGGCGCGACGCCCGCTTCCGTTGTCGGCGCCGCCAAAGGCGCAGAAGTCGTCATCCTTGCGATCCCGACGAAGGCTGTCACCGATCTTCCGCGGGGGCTGTTTGCCGGCGTGCCGGGCAGCGTCGTCGTCATCGATATCGGCAACTATCATCCCGAGCTTCGCGATGGCCACATCGATGCGATAGACCGGGGCATGCCTGACAGCCAGTGGGTCGCGCAGCAGATCGGGCATCCCCGTACTGCCGCGATCTCGAAGCCGCTGCTCTCCGTCGCGCGCTCGCCGAAGCCGACCGGAGCCGAATCGCCGAATGCCGCGCCGAACAGGAGGCTCGTCTCAGGAGGTCGTTGTAACGAGCATGCCCACAGAAATCGGACACGTGGAGGTGATCTTCCGGTATCCCGTGAAGTCCATGGGCGGCGAGCGGCTCGAGGTCGTCACGCTGGGTTGGCACAGCCTCGAGTGTGACAGGGATTCTCTTCACTACGAGTCGCAGGGTCTACCCTCTCCGCAAATTGAGGTACGGACCTCTATTGACCGGACAGCCGTTTGAGGGTACAGAGAGGGGAAATTGTGTACGTCTGTACCCTTCCGAGGTGTGTGTGGCTGGGTTTCTCTATCTCGGTTCAGGCTAGACGAGGCCAACCGAGCCGCCATTCGCAGTGTCCAGGGTGCCCGGCGCGGTTGGCCATCTGAGAGGGTGGACCAGGCATGCCGGGGGAGGGGGGAATGGCCGATCAGGCAGTGCTGCTGCATCTCTCGGACCTCCACTTCGGTGAGGTTCTCCTGAACAATCAATTTCCATTTCGGCCACTCCGGGGCTTCGCGGCGCATGAATCCATGCTCTGTCAAGCACTGATGACAGCCACCGAGGATGTCAGAGCCCACCTGCATCTCGAAGATCAAGAGGAGTACCGCATCATCATTAGTGGCGATCTCACCACATCGGGCACTCCGAAGGAGTACGGAGTTGCCCACTCATACGTCAGATCGCGATGGTGTCTCGGGAGAGAGCTTCCCGGGATTGTTTGGGCAGGCAAGAGCCCACATTTGTATCTGGTCGGTCTTGGGGCGGAAAGCGAGAGGGTGGCCTGCATACCGGGGAATCACGATCACTGGGACGGGAGGAGACGGCCACCACCTGCATACAATCCGCGCGTGTTTCCACTGCAGTTCCGTCCCTGTCCGTGGAGAAAGGTGTGGCGGAGCCCGGGAGGGACACTCGAGCTGGAGCTTTACGGCGTGGATTCAAACTCCGGTCTGCAGAATCAGCTTTCGAATCTTCGGGCAAAGGGGAGAGTGTCGTCTCAGGAGATGCAGCAGCTCGAAGCGCTCGTCGATGAAAGTGATCGGAAGGCGCCTCCAGCAGGATGCATTCGTGTCCGGGCAATGGTCATCCATCACTCATTGTCGTACGTCGGCTCGAAGCTAACGCACGCCACAGAACTTGACTCGCAATCGAGGGCTGACCTTATTACCTTTGCGTGGGACCACAGCATTGGCGCTGTGCTCACCGGACATACGCACGACTTTGATTTCCAGCTCTTTACGCGTCGTGACCAGAGCCTTCCGCACGCCGAAGTGCACGAGTTGCGGTCGGCCTCGACCTTCCAGGGGCCGGCTGCTCAGGGAAAGAACGGATTCCTCGTTCATCGTGTTGTCGTCGATGGATCGGTGGCGTTGTGGTCCACCTGGCGATACATCTGGAACGGGTCGCGTTTCGTGCGAAAGGCAAACCAGCCATGCCTTCAATTCAAGGTAGGCTAGCGAGAGCGAGTCGCCTCGGAAAGCTCCGCCTCCAGAGTGGGACTGATCCATCGAAGTCGAATTGTCTTGGGAGTGGAGTGCTCCTCCGGGTGGAAGCCTGGAAACGTCACGCCTTCAGCAACGAGCTCTTCAAGGAATACGGCTCCGAGGAGCTCGGCATGATCGGATTGAATCTCTCCAAGTGCCACCGCGCGGTCTGCAACGAGGATACGGATATCGAACGAGACGCCTGCGGGGTCTCCTTCCCACTTGCCCAGGCCGCGCTCGCTGTCGATCTCGAAGATTGCCATTCCATTCCTACGAAGAGCCCGCGGAAGCTGACTCTCAATGATATGGGTTGCTCCAGCGAGGGACCTTCGGATGCGTTCAACCGTGTGTTCTTTTCGTTCGTTGAGCAGATCGATGTGCTGTTCATCAGCCGCTTCTTGCCAATGGTGGTAGAGAGCCTCGGCAATAACCCACGCACGCGAGCTGAGCTCTTGGACCGCCTGATCAATTTCAGGTGCGTCCTCCGGCAAGTCGGCTCTCTCATCCTCAGGAATCGCCACCCAGTCAAGTGACACACCCTCCGCCTCCAGGATCGGGTACACATCAGGGTCGGTGACGATCGCACGTACTCGACTGAGCGGCACACGACCAGATGGAAGCTCTACGTGGAGCCTCCTGGTTAATGGATCGCGCCGCAGTACCGGTTCATCACGTAGACGCTTGATTGACTCCAGAATCGAGATGCTGTCGGGCCTCAAGTTCTTAACCATGTCAACCTCCAAAGGATCTGTTCCTTGTCGAACGTGCGGAGGGACGACAGTACGGGGTCGCAGGCTTTGTTCGAACTTGGACCCGATACGTCTCATCAGCCCTCGTGCTTCCTTCTGGCTGATTCCGAGCTTATTGGCTGCCGCCCCTACGGGCACCCCCTCGCCAAAGGCCAGGCGCAGGAGTTCATACTCAGTGCTCTCGAGCAGTCCTTGCACGCCGAGACCGACCGTCAATTCCTGGAGCGCCCGAATGACAAGTCCGCGGGCGCGAAACTCACTCACGTGAAGGGACCTGGCGACTTCACCCAGAGTGTGCTCCCTTTGTCCGACACCGAAATAAAGCTCCAGGGCTTGACGCGGACCTGGGTCAAGACTCTCGATCGCCTCGGGCAATGATTCCAAGAGCTCCGCACGCGAGCTATCGACGAGAGCGTCCTCGGGTGTTGCACGGACTGGTCTTTCGAGGCCGAGAGCTTCGATGTGATTTCGATTGATCTCATCGGAAACAATGACGTTGAGAGCAAAGCGATAGAAGACTCTGGAAAGCCACCCGACTTCGTGACCGAACCCGCGAACAGGGTCAAAGCTGCGAACGGCCGCGGGCAAACGAGCGTTGAGGAAGTGATCGGCCAAACCGTGCAACGCAGAGAGGTCCACAGTGAATCCGCGCCGCCTGAGGTGTTGTGCAGCCAAGGAGTAGGCAGTCACTCCGCACTTGATGTTCAACAGCTCTGCAAAGTCCTCGTAAGGATCCCAAACCACCAGAGGGGTAGTCCGTAGCAGAAGGGACTGCAGCGTCTCTGGTTTGATGGGTGTAACCCGAGAATTGGCAACGAAGCTAGCGATTGCACTTTGCATCCACTCGGTGACTCGTCGCTCGTCAGTGAGAGGAGGCAACGACCTAGCGTGGGCCAGGACCTTCTCTATGAACAAGCCAATCGCTGTGATCTGCTCTGATGGGCTCGAAACTCCATTCTTGTCCAGCTCCTCAGAGTACCTGAAGACACCAAAGGCCCTGTGTAGGAGTGTGCGTTCAACACGCGTTCCTTCCATAGACGCCTCTCTATGTTAATAGGTCCGGAGACAGCCTTATCTAAGTGGACAGAAATGAAATCCACAAGACTCAGCCAGTCAACAACTTACATTATATCAATATCGTCGTACACAGAGGAAAGAGAAAGCAGGCCAGGCGAGCCGTGTGAGTATGCTTCCATCCTACGACGGGATATACCTTGAATGTCGGTCAGCATGGTGGCGCATCGAGCCCGCAACTGGTCATCGCTCCATTCACGCCTGCGCCGTCTGCCACTCCTGGCCGACGCCTGTATTCGGTGGCCCGTCTCCCGGTGGCGGGCCTGTCAACCGCGCGCCGGCACACGTCGGCGCGCCGCCCGACAGGGTTTGGTGGTCCCCTTTTCATTACGTTCGATGCTCCTCCGCCTCCCACTCCGTGGAGGCGATGGGTTGGCTGGACAACCTGGAGGATGCTCGACGCCTTCCATCATCAACATCGCGGCTGGCCCAACGTCCGATCGGGGGCACATCCTGGTGCTTGTCCACACGGAGCGCAAAGAGCGCATCCAGCTCATCAGCGCGCCACGAGCGACGAGGCGCGAGAGAACACAATATGAAGAGACGAAGACGTGAGGATCGCGAGGACTCGGCGCGCGGGCCTGTCACGATCACGCAAGGAGAGTCGACGTGAGAATCGGAGTCATAGGCGCTGGAAGCATGGGAGGAATACTTGGTCGCCACCTCGCCAGGCTCGGCCATCGCGTCTCGATTGCGAGCTCGAGAGGACCTGAGAGCCTGACCGCGTTGGCGGCCGAGCTCGGCGCGACGCCCGCTTCCGTTGTCGACGCCGCCCAAGCCGCAGAAGTCGTCATCCTTGCGATCCCGACGAAGGCCGTCGCCGATCTTCCGCGGGGGCTGTTTGCCGGCGTGCCGGGCAGCGTCGTCGTCATCGATATCGGCAACTATCATCCCGAGCTTCGCGATGGCCGCGTCGATGCGATAGACCGGGGCATGCCTGACAGCCAGTGGGTCGCGCAGCAGATCGGGCATCCCGTGATCAAGGCGTTCAACAACATCTTCGCCAGGAGCCTTCTCGAGAAGGGAGTTTCGAGGGGAGCGACCGGGCGGATTGCTCTCTCCGTCTACGGCGATTCGCCGGGCGCCAGGGCAGGAGTGCTCCGCCTCGTCGACGATCTTGGCTTCGACCCTGTCGACGGTGGAGCTTTGGACGACTCCTGGCGCCAGCAGCCCGGAACGCCGGCTTACTGCCGCGATCTCGAAGCCGCTGCTCTCAGGCGCGCGCTCGCCGAAGCCGACCGGAGTCGAATCGCCGAATACCGCGCCGAACAGGAGGCTCGTCTCAGGAGGTCGTTGGGTCACTGATCGTCATCATGCCGCCCGACAACGGCATGCAGCCGAAGGCGCTTCACGCCGCGGCTGATGTTGAGCGTTATGCGTACAGATTGCATCGGGACGGGTACCGGCGTAAACTTTTAACCATGAGTCCAACCCAGCTTGAAGAGATTCTCAGTGTGAGCGTCGAGGAGCGCATTCAACTCGTTGAAGCCGTATGGGATAGCATCGCTCAACATCCCGAGTCGCTCCCCGTGACCGAGGCTCAACGCAAGGAGCTCGATCGTCGCCTCGCTGACCACTTGAAGGATCCGCAGGCGGCGCGGCCCTGGTCGCAGGTCCGCGACTCGCTGGCGCGCAAGAAGTGACTCTCCGCCTTACGCCCGCCGCTGAGGCGGTCAGGACATCGTTGTGCTGGCCTGCATTCACGGCCATCGCGATCCAGAAATCTGGCAAAGTCGACGAGACGCTTAACATCTGGCGGCGCGCGGAGCGTTAGACACACAAGAAGCCATTTCGCTATACTGTGCCCATTCTGACAGTGAGGCAGACATGACCCTTCCGAAGCCCCTGATCACGCGGTCCGACGCGGTGATGAGCGGGGCGGTGGTCTTCGCCGGCACTCGGGTGCCCGTCCAGACCCTCCTCGACTATCTCGAGGAAGGCGATACGCTCGATAGCTTTCTCAAGGACTTCCCCACGGTCAGTCGTGAGCACGCGGTGGCTGTTCTCGAGCTGGCCAAGGAGTCGGTGCTGGCGCATGCGAATTCTGCTTGACGAGTGTGTTCCGGCCCGGCTGGGCCAGGAGCTCGTC
Proteins encoded in this window:
- a CDS encoding phospholipase D-like domain-containing protein; the encoded protein is MIGLTSTARQRIRLVAPYVDEPGIGFLADSITAATSRGVLVDLLDPVSSDPARAAFRRLKETVAENGDPARLRLVRALRNAPFSHLKVMVVDGQAAYIGSANITGAGLAGRNLELGVLVRGGQVAVIERILDLYQER
- a CDS encoding NAD(P)-binding domain-containing protein yields the protein MGGILARHLARLGHHVSIPSSRGPESLTALAAELGATPASVVGAAKGAEVVILAIPTKAVTDLPRGLFAGVPGSVVVIDIGNYHPELRDGHIDAIDRGMPDSQWVAQQIGHPRTAAISKPLLSVARSPKPTGAESPNAAPNRRLVSGGRCNEHAHRNRTRGGDLPVSREVHGRRAARGRHAGLAQPRV
- a CDS encoding metallophosphoesterase gives rise to the protein MADQAVLLHLSDLHFGEVLLNNQFPFRPLRGFAAHESMLCQALMTATEDVRAHLHLEDQEEYRIIISGDLTTSGTPKEYGVAHSYVRSRWCLGRELPGIVWAGKSPHLYLVGLGAESERVACIPGNHDHWDGRRRPPPAYNPRVFPLQFRPCPWRKVWRSPGGTLELELYGVDSNSGLQNQLSNLRAKGRVSSQEMQQLEALVDESDRKAPPAGCIRVRAMVIHHSLSYVGSKLTHATELDSQSRADLITFAWDHSIGAVLTGHTHDFDFQLFTRRDQSLPHAEVHELRSASTFQGPAAQGKNGFLVHRVVVDGSVALWSTWRYIWNGSRFVRKANQPCLQFKVG
- a CDS encoding sigma factor-like helix-turn-helix DNA-binding protein, with the translated sequence MEGTRVERTLLHRAFGVFRYSEELDKNGVSSPSEQITAIGLFIEKVLAHARSLPPLTDERRVTEWMQSAIASFVANSRVTPIKPETLQSLLLRTTPLVVWDPYEDFAELLNIKCGVTAYSLAAQHLRRRGFTVDLSALHGLADHFLNARLPAAVRSFDPVRGFGHEVGWLSRVFYRFALNVIVSDEINRNHIEALGLERPVRATPEDALVDSSRAELLESLPEAIESLDPGPRQALELYFGVGQREHTLGEVARSLHVSEFRARGLVIRALQELTVGLGVQGLLESTEYELLRLAFGEGVPVGAAANKLGISQKEARGLMRRIGSKFEQSLRPRTVVPPHVRQGTDPLEVDMVKNLRPDSISILESIKRLRDEPVLRRDPLTRRLHVELPSGRVPLSRVRAIVTDPDVYPILEAEGVSLDWVAIPEDERADLPEDAPEIDQAVQELSSRAWVIAEALYHHWQEAADEQHIDLLNERKEHTVERIRRSLAGATHIIESQLPRALRRNGMAIFEIDSERGLGKWEGDPAGVSFDIRILVADRAVALGEIQSDHAELLGAVFLEELVAEGVTFPGFHPEEHSTPKTIRLRWISPTLEAELSEATRSR
- a CDS encoding NAD(P)-binding domain-containing protein, whose protein sequence is MRIGVIGAGSMGGILGRHLARLGHRVSIASSRGPESLTALAAELGATPASVVDAAQAAEVVILAIPTKAVADLPRGLFAGVPGSVVVIDIGNYHPELRDGRVDAIDRGMPDSQWVAQQIGHPVIKAFNNIFARSLLEKGVSRGATGRIALSVYGDSPGARAGVLRLVDDLGFDPVDGGALDDSWRQQPGTPAYCRDLEAAALRRALAEADRSRIAEYRAEQEARLRRSLGH
- a CDS encoding addiction module protein: MPPDNGMQPKALHAAADVERYAYRLHRDGYRRKLLTMSPTQLEEILSVSVEERIQLVEAVWDSIAQHPESLPVTEAQRKELDRRLADHLKDPQAARPWSQVRDSLARKK
- a CDS encoding DUF433 domain-containing protein; translated protein: MTLPKPLITRSDAVMSGAVVFAGTRVPVQTLLDYLEEGDTLDSFLKDFPTVSREHAVAVLELAKESVLAHANSA